The following DNA comes from Streptomyces sp. NBC_00690.
ACCCCAGCCAGCACGGCCACCCAGTCCCCAGTGCGATCACCCACTCGACTAGGTTCACTGAGACGGAAGGCCATACGGCTGGGTTCGTTGAGTAAACGACTCGATTGGATGAGAGCGGTCATCGGGCGCCCGGGCATGACCGAGCCGCACCGATGTACTAGAGTTATCTCGACATCGAGATATCTGCCGAAGACGTGCCAGGGGCCGCCACTCGGTAAGGGTTACCTAACTAAGCCCTACCTTAGCGGATCGGCAAGGAGCCGTGGCGGCAGCATGGACGTAGTACGCGCACATTGATGAAGGAGACTGTCGTGTCGGCGAACAGCTTCGACGCCCGCAGCACGCTGCGCGTGGGTGACGAGTCGTACGAGATCTTCAGGCTGGACAAGGTCGAGGGCTCTGCACGCCTCCCGTACAGCCTGAAGGTGCTGCTGGAGAACCTGCTCCGCACCGAGGACGGCGCGAACATCACCGCCGACCACATTCGGGCGCTCGGCGGCTGGGACTCCCAGGCGCAGCCAAGCCAGGAGATCCAGTTCACTCCGGCCCGTGTGATCATGCAGGACTTCACCGGTGTGCCGTGCGTCGTGGACCTCGCCACCATGCGTGAGGCCGTCAAGGAGCTGGGCGGCGATCCGGCGAAGATCAACCCGCTGGCCCCGGCCGAGCTGGTCATCGATCACTCCGTCATCGCCGACAAGTTCGGCACCAGCGACGCCTTCGCGCAGAACGTCGAGCTGGAGTACGGCCGCAACCGGGAGCGCTACCAGTTCCTGCGCTGGGGCCAGACCGCGTTCGACGAGTTCAAGGTCGTCCCGCCCGGCACCGGCATCGTCCACCAGGTGAACATCGAGCACCTCGCGCGTACGGTCATGGTCCGCAAGGGCCAGGCGTACCCCGACACGCTCGTGGGCACCGACTCGCACACCACCATGGTCAACGGCCTCGGTGTGCTCGGCTGGGGCGTCGGCGGTATCGAGGCCGAGGCCGCGATGCTCGGTCAGCCGGTCTCCATGCTCATCCCGCGCGTCGTCGGCTTCAAGCTGACCGGCGAGCTCACCCCCGGTACGACCGCCACCGACCTGGTGCTCACCATCACCGAGATGCTGCGCAAGCACGGTGTCGTCGGCAAGTTCGTCGAGTTCTACGGTGAGGGCGTCGCCGCCACCTCGCTCGCCAACCGCGCCACCATCGGCAACATGTCGCCGGAGTTCGGCTCCACCGCCGCCATCTTCCCGATCGACGGCGAGACCCTGAAGTACCTGCGTCTGACCGGTCGCGCGGAGCAGCAGGTCGCGCTCGTCGAGGCGTACGCCAAGGAGCAGGGCCTCTGGCTCGACCCGGCCGCCGAGCCCGACTTCTCCGAGAAGCTGGAGCTGGACCTCGCCACGGTCGTCCCGTCCATCGCCGGCCCCAAGCGCCCGCAGGACCGGATCGTCCTCGCCAACGCCTCCCAGCAGTTCGCGCTGGACGTCCGCAACTACGTCTCCGACGACGAGGAGGCTGGCAAGGAGTCCTTCCCGGCTTCCGACTCGCCGGCCTCGGCCAACGGCGTACCGTCGCGGCCCACCACCGTGACCGCCCCCGACGGTTCGACGTACGAGATCGACCACGGCGCCGTCACCGTCGCCGCGATCACCTCCTGCACCAACACCTCGAACCCGTACGTCATGGTCGCCGCCGCGCTGGTGGCCAAGAAGGCGGTCGAGAAGGGCCTCACCCGCAAGCCGTGGGTCAAGACGACCCTGGCGCCCGGGTCCAAGGTCGTCACCGACTACTTCGACAAGGCGGGGCTCACCCCCTACCTGGACAAGGTCGGCTTCAACCTCGTCGGCTACGGCTGCACCACCTGTATCGGCAACTCCGGCCCGCTGCCCGAGGAAGTCTCCAAGGCGGTCAACGAGAACGACCTGGCCGTGACCTCGGTGCTCTCCGGCAACCGTAACTTCGAGGGCCGGATCAACCCCGACGTCAAGATGAACTACCTGGCTTCCCCGCCGCTGGTCGTCGCGTACGCCCTCGCGGGTTCCATGAAGGTGGACATCACCCGCGAGGCGCTCGGACTCGACACCGAGGGCAAGCCCGTCTACCTCCAGGACATCTGGCCCACCGAGGCCGAGGTGAACGACGTCGTCGCCAACTCCATCGGCGAGGACATGTTCAACAAGTCCTACCAGGACGTCTTCGCGGGCGACGCCCAGTGGAAGGCACTGTCGATCCCGACCGGCAACACCTTCGAGTGGGACGCCGAGTCCACCTACGTCCGCAAGCCCCCTTACTTCGAGGGCATGCGGATGGAGACCACCCCGGTCGAGGACATCGCGAACGCCCGGGTGCTGGCGAAGCTCGGTGACTCGGTCACCACCGACCACATCTCCCCGGCCGGTGCGATCAAGGCGGACACCCCCGCCGGCAAGTACCTCACCGAGCACAAGGTCGAGCGTCGTGACTTCAACTCCTACGGCTCCCGCCGTGGAAACCACGAGGTCATGATCCGCGGTACGTTCGCCAACATCCGGCTGCGCAACCAGATCGCACCCGGCACGGAGGGCGGCTTCACCCGCGACTTCACGCAGGACGGCGGACCGGTGGCGTTCATCTACGACGCCTCCCGCAACTACATCGAGCAGGACATTCCGCTGGTGATCCTCGCGGGCAAGGAGTACGGCTCCGGCTCGTCCCGCGACTGGGCCGCCAAGGGCACCGCGCTGCTCGGTGTGAAGGCCGTCATCGCCGAGTCCTACGAGCGCATCCACCGCTCGAACCTGATCGGCATGGGCGTCCTGCCGCTCCAGTACCCGGAGGGTGCGTCCGCCGAGGCGCTGGGTCTGACCGGTGAGGAGTCCTTCTCCTTCTCCGGTGTGACCGAGTTGAACAACGGCGTCACCCCCCGCACGGTCAAGGTGACCACCGACACCGGAGTGGAGTTCGACGCGGTCGTCCGCATCGACACCCCCGGTGAGGCGGACTACTACCGCAACGGCGGCATCATGCAGTACGTGCTGCGGAACCTGATCCGCGGCTGATCCAGTCACGACCGAGAGCCGCACCCCGCAGATCTGCGGGGTGCGGCTCTCGGTCGTACCAGGGGCCGACAGTTGCGATGCCCAGGCCCGCCAGCGCTGCTGGGGCGGATTCCTTCAAGAGTGGATGCCCTCAAGAGGGCCCGGCTCAGGGTGCCGGCGGTCCGTCGATGAGCCGACCTTCCCCGTCGTACACCCAGGGGTTGGCGCGGCACCCCTTCAACCCCTTTATCTGTTGCATCATCGCCGGTGCCGGCTCGTCGGGTCCCGGGCAGGTGCGATGCCCATGGCCGAGGACATGGCCGACCTCGTGATTGATGATCAGGGCGTGGTAGTCGTCAGGCCGGTTCGGGTACTGATCGCTCAGTTCGATCCAGCGCCGTGCGTTCACCACGAGATCGGGGCTGTTGGCGCAGTTCACCTGCCCCCGGGTGTCCAGTCCCCAGGCGCCGCAGAGCTTGTCCGTGGTCGCGGGTGACACCACGTGCACCAGCATGTCGTACGGCGGTGAGTCGACCCGCTGGAAGGACGCCTCGCCCTGGCGGGTCCAGCCGCGGGGGTCCCGCAGAATGCCGTCGATCTCGGCGGCGATCGCATCCACGTTCAGGCTGGTGCCGCCCTCCAGGCTCACTCCGTACCGAACGAGGCGACCTTCAGTGCCGGCGCGAGGGCTGGTGCCTTCGGCCCAGGTGTAGGTGCCGGAGCCGCGCTCCTTGTATGTCGGGGACCGCGAGGGTTCGGGGGAGGGGCGCACGGTGGAGGAAGCCGCACCGGGGGACCCGGGCGGGGTCGTGGGTCGCGGGGGTCGATCGGTCCCGGTGGGCGTGGCCTGCACACCACTGGTGACGGACGGACCCGACGGCTCGAAGAGCACCGTGAAGGCTCCCCACACCAGGGCGCCGACGCCCATCAGTGTGGCCAGGCCGACCAGGAGCGGTTTGGCGAGCAGGCGGATGTTGCGTTCGGGCGGGTGACGGCCCCGCCGAAGGGCGCTGACCTGGTCCGTCCCACCCGTGCGCCCGCCGGCAGCGGGACGCCGTCGGTTCTGGGCGGAGCTGAGCCGGGTTGGTGGCATTTGGCATATCCAGCCTTAGGGACGGGGGTGGGGCACTCATCAGGCTTGAGTGCCTGGAGCCCGCTCACGTCACCTCTCGGCAGTATGTTGTGACCTAAGCCACATCTGACTCCTGGGCGAAGTGGGGCGAAAGGTGGTCGGACCGGCGAGCTCCGATGTACCGCCCTCCCTCGGTTCACCAACATCGTTCCGGCTCGGTGGAGTTGGTGGGCTGACGCACTCGCGCTCTGAGGGCGGGCCCCGGCTGCCACCGCTCCTGGAGTCGTCGGCACCTGTGTGGTCCGGCAGCTCTGGCGTCCTGGGTGAGTGCCGTACTCCGGGGTCGCGAGGGTGCTCCGGTGCTGCTGGTGGGCCTCCTCGGGGGTCGCGGCCGGTGCCTGTCCGCCGTCGAGTCGGCGGTGGGATCGATCGGCGACCCGGTGGCCGTTCGAACTAGTCAATTTCGGCCATATGGCTCAATTGCTTGCCTTCATCGCATGTCGCCTTGATTCTTCATTGGTCTGATCCATTGACTCCATAACATGTATGCGCCATCGAATCGCCGGGCCTTCCGTGCCTGTGTCGATATCGCCTGGAATTCCCCATGAGAAGCGGGTCATCTGCCCCCGAATGGTGCTTCCGTTCGTCCCCTGGGGGATTAGGGGTCATTGCTCGCCGAGTAGCGGATAGTGATCGACCGGGAACGGGGTGAAATGCTGCCGTGTTGGATGATCCCGGCGCTCTGCGATACCCGGAGAATGCGCGGACGGGGCCTGTCGCCGCTTACCCCACTCCGCCATTACCTGCGGGTATGGCGTCGGCGAGTCAGCCTCCCGGCCGCCCGTTCGTGCCGTCGGGGGTGGGGTTCGGCCATCAAATGAATCTTGGCCCGCCCAGGTGGGCGCCCAATCAGACAACGTTGTCTAACGAGGAACAAGGCAACGCCAGGGGGTTGAGGGGCGTGCGGTGTCAAGCCTGTCCCTGCGGTGTCGCAGTCGGATTATGGGGGTCCGCGAAGAATGCTGTGCTCGAATGGCCGCTCACGCGTGTCAGATATCCCCGAGGTCTCAACTCGGGAAAGACTGCCGACCAACCTTGCTTTCGATCTTGCTCCGTTGACGTGAAGTGGACTATACCTATCGGCACCCGCTCAGCTGTCGCACACACTGACGGGTCAGGGGGGAACGGGAGACGGCCAGCCGTGTGTCTATTCACGGCTGCCGCGATCCGATCTCACCTGTGATCGTGCACGACCCGAGCTTCACTGATTTTCCTTCGGGAAAACACAGCAACTGACTGCGGTAACGGGGCCCTTCGCCTGAGGCGACACGGACGGGCGACCGGTTCACCGCCTGAGTCCTGATGAAGGCGAGGACTTGAGCATGGGATCCACTTCCGCCCACAACAATGGGGGCCTCGGCCGTCGTGATGTGATCAAGCGTTCAGCAGCGCTGGGCTTGATCGCTGTTCCCACGATGGGCTTCCTCTCCGCCTGTGCCACCGGTGGTGGCGGCGACAACGACAAGAAGACCGATGCGCCCAAGGGCGAGACCTCCGCTGAGAACCCGCTCGGCGTGAAGAACGGCGCCCCCCTGGAGGCGTTCATCTTCAAGGGCGGCCTGGGCGACCAGTACGCCAAGGACGCCGAGGCCGACTACAAGACGAAGTACAAGGCGGAGGTCAAGCACACCGGTACCCAGCAGGTCGGTCCGAAGCTCACCCCGCGCTTCGCTGGCGGCAACCCGCCGGACGTCATCGACAACTCCGGCGCCGACCACCTGGACATGAACAAGCTGTCCGGCCAGGGACAGCTCCAGGACCTGAAGGCGCTGCTGGACGCGCCTTCGATGGACGACCCGACCAAGAAGATCCGCGACGTCATCCACCCGAGCACCCTCGACAAGGGCATGCACGGCGACAAGTTCGACGTGCTCTACTACGCCTTCACCATCTACGGCACCTGGTACTCCCAGAAGCTGCTCGACGACAAGGGCTGGGCCTACCCCAAGACCCTCGACGAGATGGTCACCCTCTGCGGCGAGATCAAGAAGGCCGGCCTCGCCCCCTGGACGTACGCGGGCAAGTTCCCCTACTACGTCCACTTCAACCTGTTCGGCCAGATCGCCAAGATCGGCGGTATGGAGTCCTGGATCGCGATCGACAACCTGGAGCCCAACGCCTGGACCAGCAACGACGCGGTCAAGCAGGTCGCTGAGCACTACGAGGAGCTGGCAGCCAAGAAGTACTTCCTCGCAGGCAGCCAGGGCCTGACCCACATCCAGTCGCAGACGGCCTGGACCAAGGGCAACGCCGTCTTCATCCCGAACGGCTCCTGGGTCGAGAACGAGGCCGCCCCCACCACCCCGAAGGACTTCGGGATGTCGGTCGGCGCCCTCTTCGACGGCTCGGGTGACAAGATGCCGAGCGGGACGCTGCGCGGAGAGCCCAGCGAGCCGTACATCGTTTCGGCGAACGGCAAGAACCCGACTGGCGGCATGGAGCTTCTGCGCATCATGCTCTCCAAGAAGCACGCACAGAACTTCGCCACCAAGGTGAAGTCCCTGACCTGTGTGCAGGACGCCACCGAAGGCATGACCCTCTCTCCGGGTCTCGCCTCCGCGAGCAAGGCCGTGAAGGCGGCCGGCCCCAACCTGATCAGCCTTCAGCTCCAGGAGTGGTACCCGGCTCTCACCGACGAGAAGATCGGCGGCTTGACCGGCCAGCTGCTCACCGGTGACCTGAAGGCCGCGGACTGGATCAAGAAGACCCAGGCGGAGGCGGACAAGGTTGCCAAGGACTCCTCCGTCACCAAGTTCAAGCGCACCAGCTGACCTGACACGGACGTAGTCCATCGAAAGAGGGGAAGGGCCGGGAAGCACATGCAACACGGCAAATACCGATTCATCGTGGGCTTCCTGGCCCTACCTTTGATCATCTACGGGATCTTCGTGATCTCACCGTTCATCCAGGCGTTCCAGATCTCGCTGACCGACTGGTCGGGCCTGGTGGGCTCGTCC
Coding sequences within:
- the acnA gene encoding aconitate hydratase AcnA, coding for MSANSFDARSTLRVGDESYEIFRLDKVEGSARLPYSLKVLLENLLRTEDGANITADHIRALGGWDSQAQPSQEIQFTPARVIMQDFTGVPCVVDLATMREAVKELGGDPAKINPLAPAELVIDHSVIADKFGTSDAFAQNVELEYGRNRERYQFLRWGQTAFDEFKVVPPGTGIVHQVNIEHLARTVMVRKGQAYPDTLVGTDSHTTMVNGLGVLGWGVGGIEAEAAMLGQPVSMLIPRVVGFKLTGELTPGTTATDLVLTITEMLRKHGVVGKFVEFYGEGVAATSLANRATIGNMSPEFGSTAAIFPIDGETLKYLRLTGRAEQQVALVEAYAKEQGLWLDPAAEPDFSEKLELDLATVVPSIAGPKRPQDRIVLANASQQFALDVRNYVSDDEEAGKESFPASDSPASANGVPSRPTTVTAPDGSTYEIDHGAVTVAAITSCTNTSNPYVMVAAALVAKKAVEKGLTRKPWVKTTLAPGSKVVTDYFDKAGLTPYLDKVGFNLVGYGCTTCIGNSGPLPEEVSKAVNENDLAVTSVLSGNRNFEGRINPDVKMNYLASPPLVVAYALAGSMKVDITREALGLDTEGKPVYLQDIWPTEAEVNDVVANSIGEDMFNKSYQDVFAGDAQWKALSIPTGNTFEWDAESTYVRKPPYFEGMRMETTPVEDIANARVLAKLGDSVTTDHISPAGAIKADTPAGKYLTEHKVERRDFNSYGSRRGNHEVMIRGTFANIRLRNQIAPGTEGGFTRDFTQDGGPVAFIYDASRNYIEQDIPLVILAGKEYGSGSSRDWAAKGTALLGVKAVIAESYERIHRSNLIGMGVLPLQYPEGASAEALGLTGEESFSFSGVTELNNGVTPRTVKVTTDTGVEFDAVVRIDTPGEADYYRNGGIMQYVLRNLIRG
- a CDS encoding DUF3152 domain-containing protein, whose amino-acid sequence is MPPTRLSSAQNRRRPAAGGRTGGTDQVSALRRGRHPPERNIRLLAKPLLVGLATLMGVGALVWGAFTVLFEPSGPSVTSGVQATPTGTDRPPRPTTPPGSPGAASSTVRPSPEPSRSPTYKERGSGTYTWAEGTSPRAGTEGRLVRYGVSLEGGTSLNVDAIAAEIDGILRDPRGWTRQGEASFQRVDSPPYDMLVHVVSPATTDKLCGAWGLDTRGQVNCANSPDLVVNARRWIELSDQYPNRPDDYHALIINHEVGHVLGHGHRTCPGPDEPAPAMMQQIKGLKGCRANPWVYDGEGRLIDGPPAP
- the ngcE gene encoding N-acetylglucosamine/diacetylchitobiose ABC transporter substrate-binding protein, whose translation is MGSTSAHNNGGLGRRDVIKRSAALGLIAVPTMGFLSACATGGGGDNDKKTDAPKGETSAENPLGVKNGAPLEAFIFKGGLGDQYAKDAEADYKTKYKAEVKHTGTQQVGPKLTPRFAGGNPPDVIDNSGADHLDMNKLSGQGQLQDLKALLDAPSMDDPTKKIRDVIHPSTLDKGMHGDKFDVLYYAFTIYGTWYSQKLLDDKGWAYPKTLDEMVTLCGEIKKAGLAPWTYAGKFPYYVHFNLFGQIAKIGGMESWIAIDNLEPNAWTSNDAVKQVAEHYEELAAKKYFLAGSQGLTHIQSQTAWTKGNAVFIPNGSWVENEAAPTTPKDFGMSVGALFDGSGDKMPSGTLRGEPSEPYIVSANGKNPTGGMELLRIMLSKKHAQNFATKVKSLTCVQDATEGMTLSPGLASASKAVKAAGPNLISLQLQEWYPALTDEKIGGLTGQLLTGDLKAADWIKKTQAEADKVAKDSSVTKFKRTS